The following proteins are encoded in a genomic region of Stigmatopora nigra isolate UIUO_SnigA chromosome 3, RoL_Snig_1.1, whole genome shotgun sequence:
- the LOC144194382 gene encoding nuclear envelope phosphatase-regulatory subunit 1: MNSLEQAEDLKAFERRLTEYVSCLQPATGRWRMILIVVSVCTATGAWNWLIDPDTQKVSFFSSLWNHPFFTISCITLIALFFAGIHKRVVAPSIIAARCRTVLAEYNMSCDDTGKLILKPRPNIQ; encoded by the exons ATGAACTCACTGGAACAGGCCGAAG ACCTGAAAGCGTTTGAGAGGAGACTGACAGAATATGTCTCATGTTTACAACCTGCAACAGGCAGGTGGAGAA TGATTTTAATCGTTGTGTCAGTCTGCACAGCCACTGGTGCTTGGAACTGGTTGATAGACCCTGACACACAGAAG gtttctttcttttcatcactgTGGAATCATCCCTTCTTCACCATTAGCTGCATCACCCTCATTGCACTCTTCTTTGCTGGGATACATAAGCGAGTTGTGGCTCCGTCAAT AATAGCTGCAAGATGTCGGACGGTTTTAGCGGAATACAACATGTCCTGCGATGAT ACGGGGAAGCTTATACTCAAACCACGGCCCAACATCCAGTAA
- the LOC144194542 gene encoding terminal nucleotidyltransferase 4B-like — MDPRIAWFQPEQRGPANNLWMQIWETTQGLGYLHVNNSFGILKASLNAASGTVLLAARTGPPESTMTSPIRDGEVLEQRDFLSLNTGNCNQRATATNNREPVDGHPNKRKRDNKASTFGFNSSFLNGGPETEGRDGYAGTPWKSRNYSEGIIGLHEEIRDFYAYISPRPEEERMRLEVVDRIKGVIHNLWPSAEVQVFGSFSTGLYLPTSDIDLVVFGKWEMLPLWTLEEALRKRNIADKNSIKVLDKATVPIIKLTESFTEVKVDISFNVKSGIKAAYLIKEFKEKYPVLPYLVLVLKQFLLQRDLNEVFTGGIGSYSLFLMAVSFLQLHYREDVSSPNINFGVLLIEFFELYGRHFNYLKTGIRIKDGGSYVAKDDVQKNMMDGYRPSMLYIEDPLQPDNDVSRSSYGAMQVKQAFDYAYVVLSHAVSPIAKYYPNNDTESILGRIIRVTQEVDEYRDWIRDNWGSPSQKDSALNRNEVTLFESQQLDQRNNNVPEGDEEVAVILPPRGKSPSSNSSSPSPSLRSSPSSSPLSPSTTSSCSSDGDSDGTPCKTVKQQSGRAAGAHREKPVAATNHRTQNRTTITPPGGNKGGKARSQHKSGHQSSPRSSGNGKNHPNGRPHHQGNGKKRKNLRDSAPEELCR; from the exons ATGGATCCGCGAATCGCCTGGTTCCAACCAGAACAACGCGGACCAGCCAACAACCTGTGGATGCAGATTTGGGAGACGACGCAAGGGCTCGGATACCTCCACGTCAACAACAGCTTCGGCATCCTAAAAGCGAGCCTCAACGCGGCGTCGGGAACCGTCCTCCTCGCTGCCAGGACCGGGCCGCCCGAGTCGACCATGACGAGTCCCATCAGGGACGGCGAGGTCTTGGAACAGCGGGACTTTTTGTCGCTGAACACGGGGAATTGCAACCAGCGAGCGACCGCGACGAACAACCGGGAGCCGGTGGACGGACACCCCAATAAGAGGAAACGGGACAATAAGGCGAGCACTTTCGGATTCAATTCTAGCTTCCTGAACGGCGGCCCCGAAACGGAGGGCCGCGACGGCTACGCTGGCACGCCGTGGAAGAGCAGGAACTATTCGGAAGGGATCATCGG GTTGCACGAAGAGATCCGAGACTTTTACGCGTACATCTCGCCTCGGCCTGAGGAGGAAAGGATGAGGCTGGAGGTGGTGGACAGAATTAAGGGTGTCATTCACAACCTTTGGCCAAGCGCAGAG GTGCAGGTGTTTGGAAGCTTCAGCACAGGCCTGTATTTGCCAACAAG CGATATAGACTTGGtggtttttggaaagtgggaaaTGCTCCCGTTGTGGACGCTAGAAGAGGCTCTCCGAAAAAGGAACATAGCCGACAAGAACTCCATCAAAGTTTTGGACAAAGCCACG GTGCCCATCATCAAACTGACGGAAAGTTTCACGGAAGTCAAGGTGGACATCAGCTTCAACGTGAAGAGTGGCATCAAAGCGGCGTACCTCATTAAGGAATTCAAAGAG AAATACCCCGTACTGCCTTACCTGGTCCTGGTGCTTAAACAGTTCCTCCTGCAGAGGGACCTCAATGAGGTTTTCACAGGCGGAATTGGCTCGTATAGCCTCTTTCTCATGGCTGTCAGCTTCTTGCAG CTTCACTACAGGGAAGAcgtttccagccccaacatcaACTTCGGCGTGCTTCTCATCGAGTTCTTTGAGCTCTACGGCCGCCATTTTAACTACCTGAAAACGGGCATCCGGATCAAAGACGGCGGCTCCTACGTGGCCAAGGACGACGTTCAGAAGAACATGATGGACGGTTACCGGCCCTCCATGCTCTACATTGAGGACCCATTGCAGCCAG ACAACGACGTCAGTCGCAGCTCTTACGGCGCCATGCAGGTGAAGCAGGCCTTTGACTACGCCTACGTGGTGCTCAGTCACGCCGTGTCCCCCATCGCCAAATATTACCCCAATAACGACACCGAGAG CATACTCGGCCGAATCATCCGCGTGACTCAGGAGGTGGACGAGTACAGGGATTGGATCCGGGACAACTGGGGGAGCCCGTCCCAGAAGGACTCGGCGCTCAACA GAAACGAAGTGACGCTGTTCGAGTCCCAGCAGCTGGACCAACGCAACAACAACGTTCCAGAGGGGGACGAGGAAGTGGCGGTGATCCTGCCGCCGAGAGGCAAAAGCCCCTCATCGAACTCGTCTTCGCCGTCGCCTTCCCTGCGCTCGTCGCCGTCCTCGTCGCCGCTGTCGCCATCCACCACGTCCTCCTGCTCCAGCGACGGG GACTCCGACGGCACGCCTTGCAAAACGGTCAAGCAGCAGTCGGGTCGAGCCGCCGGCGCCCACAGAGAAAAGCCCGTCGCGGCGACCAATCATCGGACGCAGAACCGAACGACCATCACTCCACCCGGAGGCAACAAAGGAGGAAAG
- the LOC144194805 gene encoding HEAT repeat-containing protein 3-like: MGKSKTKKFKRPQFNDVGLPVTAVKEAAEEIDEQVNNDGDSAASELLEKLQSPNADTRECACAGISHVVQRSQSIPGFLQRDAVRRLGPMLLDVSMAVRETAAGALRNLSVCGGHEVCEDMVKCDVMTPLTALLTECCSGFGGPSVVSKDPKNQVEAVANEAVNLLCNLCENSDQALSVFNKSGLLDVVVQCLERHPLNVELATSAAQCLHTVSEDNPELLRSVNCNVHTALEGVLLSKESSMAHILLRTLAGGVVWNIQGSLPAARQAHFLAGVLEIISQCLDVDAGELILHLRSAEGDRFQTTPTAVGMDTQAAGEPLVEKMDEEGGAKCAKNGESEEDFSDFLPREMEELREATALLTAQQTSLEILVNMCCSDDASDDEWEERSSDGESEAQADGFTSPTCLSAEVHAALVNNNIPEKVLKKTHFPYQEAIKACQQTPHWKILITKMRRVQSRSLTCLHSILSGMDAESLGGETALQQAAQHLSALVFGAPEIPQDEEFLEAVISAMRSLLQMAASKNIPLSISLQQLMKLSETAALCDVTSVRVNAVAILGITGSALAKEKGSGQTLQTIGKGLLQVATNEADLVVNGEALDALFDVFADGEEAETAAKSIQLLPALKLLQPVFKAKIRKVGKNKYSPQQLCVLDNVRINLRRFIGYLETVGKN; this comes from the exons ATGGGCAAAAGCAAGACGAAAAAGTTTAAACGTCCTCAGTTCAACGATGTCGGGCTACCTGTGACCGCCGTAAAGGAAGCAGCCGAAGAAATTGACGAACAAGTAAATAACGACGGCGACTCTGCAGCTTCGGAACTGCTGGAGAAA TTGCAAAGTCCCAACGCCGACACCAGAGAATGTGCGTGCGCCGGTATTTCTCATGTCGTCCAACGGAGTCAAAGCATCCCGGGTTTCCTTCAGAGGGACGCAGTGAGGCGGTTGGGACCCATGTTGTTGGACGTCAGCATGGCTGTAAGGGAGACGGCAGCTGGAGCCCTCAG GAATCTTAGCGTGTGCGGTGGCCATGAGGTGTGCGAGGACATGGTCAAGTGCGATGTCATGACTCCTTTGACGGCACTCCTCACAGAg TGTTGCAGTGGTTTTGGTGGCCCTTCGGTAGTAAGCAAAGATCCAAAGAACCAAGTGGAGGCTGTCGCCAACGAGGCAGTCAACCTGCTTTGCAATctatg TGAGAACAGTGACCAGGCATTATCCGTGTTCAATAAATCCGGACTCCTCGATGTGGTCGTCCAGTGTCTGGAAAGACACCCCCTCAACGTGGAACTGGCCACATCTGCAG CGCAATGTTTGCACACCGTCTCAGAGGACAACCCCGAACTCCTGCGGAGCGTCAACTGCAACGTGCATACAGCCCTGGAGGGGGTCCTGCTCTCAAAGGAATCCAGCATGGCTCACATTCTCCTCCGGACGCTAGCTGGAG GAGTAGTGTGGAACATCCAGGGGAGTCTTCCAGCAGCCCGACAGGCTCATTTCCTAGCAGGCGTGCTGGAAATTATCTCACAATGTCTGGACGTGGACGCCGGTGAACTTATCCTTCACCTCCGAAGTGCAGAGGGGGATCGCTTCCAGACGACTCCCACCGCAGTGGGAATGGACACACAGGCTGCTGGGGAGCCCCTTGTGGAGAAAATGGACGAGGAGGGAGGAGCAAAGTGTGCGAAGAATGGAGAGTCGGAAGAGGACTTTTCAGACTTCTTGCCC AGGGAGATGGAGGAGCTGAGGGAGGCCACAGCCTTGCTGACAGCCCAGCAGACGTCCTTAGAGATACTCGTCAACATGTGCTGTTCTGATG ATGCCTCTGACGACGAGTGGGAGGAGAGGTCGAGCGACGGGGAAAGCGAAGCGCAAGCTGATGGATTTACCTCGCCAACGTGTTTGTCGGCAGAAGTGCACGCCGCTCTTGTCAACAACAACATCCCTGAAAAG GTGCTGAAAAAGACACACTTCCCCTATCAGGAAGCCATAAAGGCATGCCAACAAACTCCCCACTGGAAAATCCTCATCACAAA AATGCGTAGGGTCCAGTCGCGATCCCTGACGTGTCTCCACAGTATCCTTTCTGGCATGGACGCCGAGTCTCTGGGTGGGGAGACCGCCTTGCAGCAGGCCGCCCAACACCTGTCTGCGCTGGTCTTTGGCGCCCCAG AAATCCCTCAAGATGAGGAGTTCCTGGAGGCAGTCATCAGTGCAATGAGGTCACTTTTGCAAATGGCCGCCTCAAAAAATATCCCTCTG TCTATCAGCCTGCAGCAATTGATGAAACTCAGCGAAACCGCCGCCCTCTGTGATGTCACAAGCGTGAGGGTCAATGCCGTCGCCATCTTAGGCATCACTGGCAGTGCACTCGCCAAAGAGAAAGGCTCCGGTCAAACCCTCCAG ACAATCGGAAAGGGCTTACTCCAAGTAGCCACCAACGAAGCCGACCTGGTTGTCAATGGCGAGGCCTTGGATGCCCTTTTTGACGTATTTGCGGACGGCGAAGAGGCGGAGACTGCAGCCAAAAGCATCCAGCTGCTTCCTGCTTTGAAGTTGCTTCAGCCAGTGTTTAAGGCCAAG ATCCGTAAGGTGGGAAAAAACAAGTACAGCCCGCAGCAGCTTTGCGTTCTTGATAATGTCAGAATCAATCTCAGGAGGTTCATCGGCTACCTGGAGACCGTGGGCAAAAACTGA